In Nymphalis io chromosome 11, ilAglIoxx1.1, whole genome shotgun sequence, one genomic interval encodes:
- the LOC126771976 gene encoding protein insensitive-like, producing MAGGLKIRRVSAQTTNACLPLSVNNVDMVSIGNGNVTVPARLMAEIDWTSHTSATRRLFQSVFPRRILATHSLTGKQSPAFANKPPKKQLDPKLVDDIVNTVAERCNVPKRIVRSSITTKCSDEAKLYRNRQRYRKKREQQNRENVPPSSATSGESTTV from the exons ATGGCTGGTGGCTTAAAAATACGTAGAGTATCAGCGCAGACTACTAACGCATGTTTGCCATTGTCGGTTAACAATGTTGATatg GTTTCAATTGGAAACGGCAATGTCACCGTGCCTGCCAGACTAATGGCAGAAATCGATTGGACTTCCCACACCTCAGCGACGAGACGATTGTTCCAATCCGTCTTTCCTAGAAG aaTTCTAGCCACTCATTCCTTAACTGGAAAGCAGTCACCAGCGTTTGCGAATAAACCACCGAAAAAGCAATTGGACCCCAaattagtagacgatattgtcaacaccgtcgctgaaaggtgcaatgttcctaaaaggattgttag gagttcaattacgacgaaatgttcggacgaagcaaagttatatagaaatcgtcaacGGTACAGAAAAAAGCGCGAACAACAAAACCGAGAGAACGTCCCGCCATCTTCTGCGACATCGGGCGAATCCAccactgtttga